A region of Armatimonadota bacterium DNA encodes the following proteins:
- a CDS encoding general stress protein yields MGTTRRGFASMSTSKQREIASKGGRAAHTKGTAHEWTSEEAREAGRKGGQVSHGGGRRSSR; encoded by the coding sequence ATGGGTACCACGAGGCGCGGATTTGCCTCTATGAGCACGTCGAAGCAGAGAGAGATCGCCAGCAAGGGCGGCAGAGCTGCACACACAAAGGGCACAGCCCATGAGTGGACAAGCGAGGAAGCAAGGGAAGCCGGCCGAAAGGGTGGCCAGGTGAGCCACGGCGGCGGACGTCGGAGTTCGCGCTGA